The region CTTCTTGCCGGGTTCTCAATCTCTGCTTAAAAGAAATCAATCTTTTCAAGAAAAAGAAATGAATTTCCTGATAATTGAGTATTCTGTTCGTAGAAACAAGCTCCATATAGTTGTTTCCAGAAAAGCACTTCTGGAACGGTTAAAGAAAGAATTTTTCAACACTCACAAAGTTGGAGATGAAATTGAGGGAACAGTGGAAAGTATCAGGATGAATCATGCAATAATTGATTTTGATGGAATAAAAGCCTTTTTACCAAGATCAGAAATGTCGCACGATCCTTCGGTTTCACCAGATGATATTCTCAAGAAAAACGATCAAATAAAAGTCAAAATAATAGAAATTAACCCAGCAAGAAGCTCTATAACAGTGAGCTTGAAAGCTCTGGAACCTGACCCATGGCTGAAAGTTTCAGAAAGATATTCTGTAGGAACAGTTGTTCAGGGAACAGTCAAAAGCATAATGCCGTTTGGAATCTTTTTGAACCTCGAACCAGGGCTTGACGGACTGATACACATCTCCGAGGTTTTCTGGACGAGCAAAAAAGCAGATCTTCACAAATATTTCAAGATAGGCCAAATTGTTCAAGCCGAAGTGATAGAAATAGATCCGGAAAAACACAGAATTGCTCTGAGTTATAAAAAAGCCAAAGGAGATCCATGGGAAGAAGTCGTACAGAAATACAACGAAGGAGACGTGGTAAGCGGCAAAATAGTAAGAATCTTACCAGCAGGTGTTATTGTGGAACTGGAAGATGGTGTCAGTGGTTTTGTACCAAAATCAGAACTTTCCTGGAACAAAGTAAAGGATCCAACAGATCTGTTCAAGGAAAAAGACAGATTAAATGTCAAAATATTATCAATAGACAAACAGAAAAGACGAATGAGGCTCAGTGTGAAACAATTAACACCAGACCCATGGGATGAAGTTGTTACAAAACTTTCTGAAAACTCCGTAGCTAAAGCCCTGGTGAAATCAAAAGTGAATTCCGGCTTTATAATAGAATTGAAGGATTTCTCTATCGATGGATTAATGCCTGCGAGTCACGCAGATGAATCTTTAAAAGAGGGAGACGAAGTAGAAGTACTTGTTTTGAGGCTTATACCCGAGCGAAGGAAGCTTCTGGTGAGTCAGAAAAAACTCGAGGAGAAAAAGGCTTACGAAGAATATAAAAGCAAAATTGATGAATCAACAGTAAAAAGAACGCTCGGTGACAGGATGAAGAGTTAATATGGCAACAGTTGTTATAGCTGGAAGGGCGAATGTCGGAAAATCAACGCTTTTTAACAGACTTATCGGACGCAGAAAGGCAATAACAGAAAAGATAGAAGGTGTTACTCGTGATATTATAAAAGGTCTCGTTGTTTACAACGAGACCTCTTTCCTTCTGTACGACACGTGTGGAGTATTTGAATCAACCCGAGATCCCGTTCTCCTTGCAATGCGTGATAAAGCCTTCGAGGCATTTCGAAAAGCAGATCTCATTTTATTCGTTGTGGATGGAAGAAGCGGCATTACATCAGAAGATGAATATGTTGCTCAACAATTGAGAAAAATCGCCAAGAAAGTTCTTATGGTAATTAACAAGTCTGAAAATATGTCCGTGGTTGAAAAAAACCTTCCTGATATAATGAAACTCGGTTTTGCCGAATATATTCCTGTTTCTGCTCAACATGGCAACAACATAGACGAATTACTTGATAAAATTACAAATCTGCTGAGAGAATCTGGCGAGAAATCAATGCTTTTTAAAGAATCTTCACCGAAGATCGCGATTGTTGGAAAACCTAACGTTGGAAAATCATCACTTTTCAACGCTCTTCTGAATATGGACAGAGCCACTGTTACTCCTGTACCCGGCACAACGAGAGATCCTGTGGATGAAATGATCGAAATTAATGGCAAAAAGTACATACTTGTTGACACAGCTGGCATGAGGAGAAAGAGCAGAATAGAAAGAAAAACAATCGAGCAATTCAGTATAAGCAGAACGATTGATACCATACAATCTGCTGATGTTGTTTTGCTTGTTATAGATGCAACCGAAGGCGTTACCAGGCAGGATAAAAGAATTGCTGATTTGATACTCAGCAGTGGTAGAGCCATGGTTTGTGTGATTAATAAATTTGATCTTGTAAACGTACGTAAAAAAGACTATGAGGCAGCGCTTTTCACTGAGATGCCATTCATTAATTTCTGTCGAATAGTTTTTACCAGTGCTGTCAAAAAAAGTGGCCTGGAAAAACTTTTC is a window of Pseudothermotoga elfii DSM 9442 = NBRC 107921 DNA encoding:
- a CDS encoding 30S ribosomal protein S1, which gives rise to MTDEHEKMENFQEYLDFVETNPGSVVEAVVTRINPAEGISVDFGGKGEGIIQQNELIHSIEKYSVGQKIKAQILKINDEEGYALLSEKRPYIREMRNTLRKAYESKIPVKGKIVQTIPGGYRVLISNIFDAFLPGSQSLLKRNQSFQEKEMNFLIIEYSVRRNKLHIVVSRKALLERLKKEFFNTHKVGDEIEGTVESIRMNHAIIDFDGIKAFLPRSEMSHDPSVSPDDILKKNDQIKVKIIEINPARSSITVSLKALEPDPWLKVSERYSVGTVVQGTVKSIMPFGIFLNLEPGLDGLIHISEVFWTSKKADLHKYFKIGQIVQAEVIEIDPEKHRIALSYKKAKGDPWEEVVQKYNEGDVVSGKIVRILPAGVIVELEDGVSGFVPKSELSWNKVKDPTDLFKEKDRLNVKILSIDKQKRRMRLSVKQLTPDPWDEVVTKLSENSVAKALVKSKVNSGFIIELKDFSIDGLMPASHADESLKEGDEVEVLVLRLIPERRKLLVSQKKLEEKKAYEEYKSKIDESTVKRTLGDRMKS
- the der gene encoding ribosome biogenesis GTPase Der translates to MATVVIAGRANVGKSTLFNRLIGRRKAITEKIEGVTRDIIKGLVVYNETSFLLYDTCGVFESTRDPVLLAMRDKAFEAFRKADLILFVVDGRSGITSEDEYVAQQLRKIAKKVLMVINKSENMSVVEKNLPDIMKLGFAEYIPVSAQHGNNIDELLDKITNLLRESGEKSMLFKESSPKIAIVGKPNVGKSSLFNALLNMDRATVTPVPGTTRDPVDEMIEINGKKYILVDTAGMRRKSRIERKTIEQFSISRTIDTIQSADVVLLVIDATEGVTRQDKRIADLILSSGRAMVCVINKFDLVNVRKKDYEAALFTEMPFINFCRIVFTSAVKKSGLEKLFNAIDEAYESYCRKVPQQLLSKLASQLPLLSPALSRKNLRIYSIKQIKIKPPKFVIMVNKKELTDYQTEKTLQRFIRERVDQFTGTPLVIEFKSRR